Within the Anaerotignum faecicola genome, the region AGTCCGTCATTTCATCAAAAATCTTTTCTGCCGCTTCTATGGGAATCCCGTTTTTCACACAGCCGGGCACCTCGTCCCCATCCCCATGGATAAATTTTTCCCGTTCCTCTGCCATCACGGATGCCTTTTTCTTACTCATCGCACGGCGCACAAGGTCACTTCTGCCAAGGCTGTAGCCTGCCAGATCCCGCACAATCTGCATTACCTGCTCCTGATACACGATACAGCCGTAGGTGTTTTCCAGAATCGGCTCCAGCTTCGGATGGGTATACTGCACCTTGCCGCCTGCGTTTTTCCCCTTGATATATTTCGGGATAAAATCCATCGGCCCGGGGCGATAAAGCGCAATCCCCGCAATCATATCCTCCAAACAGCGTGGCTGCAGCTCTCGCATAAACTGCTTCATGCCGCCGCTTTCCAGCTGAAACACGCCCTCTGTTTTGCCTTGGCAAATCATGTCATACACCATAGAATCATTTTCGGGCAGCTCCTCCATGTTTAACCGAATCCCATGGATACGCTCAATTTCCTGCACCGCGGACTGGATCACCGTCAGTGTCCGCAGTCCCAGAAAGTCCATTTTCAGCAGTCCCAGCTCCTCCAGAATCGTCATGGTGTACTGGGTATTGATCTGCCCGTCATTCGCACTCAGCGGTACATATTCCATAACAGGCTCACGGCAGATAACCACGCCGGCGGCATGGGTAGAGGAATGGCGCGGCAAGCCCTCTAAGCGCAGAGAGGTATCAATCAACCGCTTCGTATCCGCTTCCTCCTCATAAGCATGCTTGAGGTCGGGGTTCATTTTCAGTGCCTTTTCAATCGTAATGCCCAGTTCTGCCGGAATCATCTTGGAAATGCGGTCAACATCCGCATAGGGCATTGCCAGCGCGCGCCCAACGTCCTTGATTGCCGCTCGCGCCGCCATCGTCCCGAAGGTAATAATCTGCGCCACATTTGCCTCGCCATATTTGCGGATGACATAATCAATCACCTCCTGCCGCCGTTCATAGCAGAAGTCAATGTCAATATCCGGCATGCTGACACGCTCAGGGTTCAGAAACCGCTCAAAAATCAGATCATATTTCAACGGATCAATTGTTGTAATGGAAAGGCAGTAGGAAACCATGCTCCCTGCCGCAGAGCCGCGCCCCGGCCCAACAATAATGCCGTTATCCTTCGCATATTTGATAAAATCCCAAACGATCAGGAAATAATCCACATACCCCATATTTTCAATCGTGGTAAGCTCATATTCCAGCCGTTCCTTCCATTCTTCCTTCGCCGCAGGGTATTTCTTTGCAAACCCTGCATAACAAATCTCGCGCAGATAGCCTTCTGCCGTTTTCCCATCGGGTACATCAAAGCGTGGCAGCTTCAATTCATGGAACGTAAAGCTCACATTGCACCGCTCGGCAATCCTTGCCGTATTGGCGCAGGCCTCAGGTGCAAAGGAAAACAAATCATACATTTCCTTCGGGCTTTTCACATAAAACTGGCCGCCCTCATAACGCATCCTGTCCTCATCCAGAACCGTTTTCCCCGTCTGGATGCAAAGCAGAATATCATGCGGCTCTGCGTCCTCTTTATAAATATAATGGCTGTCATTTGTACAGATGAGCGGAATCCCTGTCTCTCTGCTCATCCGCACCAACGCCTCATTCACAATTTTCTGCTCCCGAATCCCATGATCCTGCAATTCCAAAAAGTAATTGCCCTCCCCGAAAATATCAAGATATTCCAGCGCGACCTCCTTCGCCTTCTCATAGGATACATTCAGAATATTTCTGGGTACCTCCCCTGCCAGACATGCGCTTGATGCAATAATGCCCTTGCTGTATTTCCGCAGAAGCTCCTTATCCACACGCGGCTTATAATAAAACCCTTCGGTAAAGCCATAGGAAACCAACTTAATCAGATTATGGTAGCCCTCATTATTTTCAGCCAGAAGAACCAGATGATAATAACCGCCGCCCTTGCCCTCCTTTGTGAAGCGAGAGCCCTCCGCCACATAAACCTCACAGCCGAGAATCGGCTTGATGCCGGCCTCCAGTGCCGCCTTGTAAAATTCCACCGCACCATACATCGCACCGTGGTCGGTGATGGCAATGCTGTCCATCCCCAGCTCCTTCACCCGCTGCACCAGCTCCTTTATCTTGGCAGAGCCGTCCAGAAGGCTGTATTCCGTATGAACATGAAGATGCGTAAACGGTTTCTTCTCCCGTTCTCTTTCCTGCATTTCCAATTTCCGCACCTCCTTTGTTTTCTAAAAATCTCTTTTCCTATCGTTTCAGTATATCATATTTTTCCACGCAGAAAAACGCCCTAGCCCGGAAAAAATTCTTTTTTCTCTCAAAAAAACAGTTGACAAATGTCTTTTGGATGTTATAATAGTCCTCAACAACTTGATAGCAAAAAGCGATGACGAAGAGGACTGAGTGTCTGCGTTTTCAGAGAGTCGGCGGTTGCTGTGAGCCGATAACAATTTCATTCAATAGTCTATGGCTTCTGAGCTGGAGGTTCGAAAATACAAACGTATCGGTAGGCTCCTCCCGTGACTGCTGCGTAAAAGCATAGGGCTTGTTTGAGCCCGAAGAGGTGGCATATTTTATATGCAATTTGAGTGGTACCGCGGTTTATACTGGCCGTCTCAAGGTTTTTCCTTGGGACGGCTTTTTTATTACCTGTTGCCTGTCCTCGCATTTGCTGCAACCAACATCAACTTTATTTTATATTTTTACTAAGGAGGAACGAAGCATGAGTGAATATCGTATCGAAACAAAATGTGTACAGGGTGGCTATACCCCCGGCAATGGGGAGCCCAGACAGATTCCCATTTACCAGAGCACCACATTCAAATATGACACAAGTGAGCACATGGGGCAGCTTTTTGATTTGGAGGCATCCGGCTATTTCTATTCCAGACTGCAAAACCCCACCTGCGATCTGGTTGCGGCAAAAATTGCTGCGCTGGAAGGCGGCACAGCAGCAATGCTGACCTCCTCCGGACAGGCGGCAAATTTCTACGCCGTATTCAATGTTGCAAATTGCGGGGATCATGTCGTTGCATCCTCCACCATCTACGGCGGCACATTTAACCTTTTCTCTGTAACCATGAAGAAAATGGGCATCGATTTCACCTTCGTTGCGCCCGACTGCACAGAGGAAGAACTTGCAGCGGCATTCAAACCCAATACAAAGGCAGTCTTTGGCGAAACCATCGCAAACCCCGCCTTGAGTGTTCTGGATATCGAGCGTTTCGCAAAGGTGGCACACGCACATGGCGTTCCTCTGATTATTGACAACACCTTTGCAACCCCCATCAACTGCCGTCCCATCGAATGGGGTGCGGATATCGTTACCCATTCCACCACAAAATACATGGACGGTCACGGCGCGGCTGTCGGCGGCTGTATCGTAGACAGCGGCAATTTCGATTGGTTGGCACATGCCGATAAATTCCCCGGTCTCTGCACTCCCGATGACAGCTACCACGGCATTACCTATGCGGAAAAATTCGGTCAGGGCGGCGCATTTATCACAAAGGCAACCGCACAGCTGATGCGTGACTTCGGCTCTACCCAGTCTCCCCAGTCTGCCTTCCTGCTGAATCTGGGTCTGGAAAGCCTGCATGTGCGGATTCCCCGTCACTGCGAAAACGGCTTAGCTGTCGCAAAATATCTGAAAAACCACGATTTGATTTCCTATGTCATCTATCCCGGTCTGGAAGGAGATAAATATTACGAAACAGCGAAAAAATATCTGCCGAACGGCTCCTGCGGCGTTGTCAGCTTTGGCGTAAAGGGCGGCAGAAAGGCGGCGGAAGCCTTCATGGGGCATCTGAAAACAGCCGCTATCGAAACCCATGTTGCAGATGCACGCACCTGCTGCCTGCACCCCGCAAGCTCCACCCACAGACAGATGACAGATGCAGAGCTGGCGGCTGCTGGCGTACCTGCGGATATGGTTCGCCTGTCCTGTGGTCTGGAAAATGCACAGGATTTGATTGACGATATTGCACAGGCACTCGAAGCTATCAGATAAGCATACGAAAGAAACGGAGATTATAGCAATGCCCATTAAAATACCCAATGAATTACCCGCAGCCAAGGTGCTGACCGATGAAAACATTTTTATCATGACAGAAACGCGTGCGATCACACAGGATATTCGTGCTCTGAAGATCCTGCTGTTAAACCTCATGCCGACAAAAATCGATACCGAAACACAGCTTTCCCGTCTCTTGGGCAATACCGCCCTGCAAATTGAGCTGGAGCTGATTCATACCAGAAGCCACGAATCCAAAAACACACCGGTGGATCATCTGCTTGCCTTCTATAAAACCTTCGACGAGGTAAAGGAGCAAAATTGGGATGGTCTGATTATCACAGGCGCGCCCATCGAACAGATGGAATTTGAAGAGGTGGAATATTGGGACGAGCTGGTGGAAATCATGGAATGGAGCAAAACCCATGTCCACAGCACCTTCCATATCTGCTGGGGCGCACAGGCAGGTCTGTATTATCATTACGGCATCAAAAAACACATGATGCAGGATAAAATGTTCGGCGTATTTCCGCATAAGCTGGATAAAAAGACCTCTATCCTCTTCCGTGGCTCGGATGATATCTTCTATGTCCCCCATTCCAGACATACCACTGTCTACCGCGAGGACATCGAAAAGGAACCGCGCCTGAAAATCATTGCATCCTCTGATGAAGCAGGGGTATACGCCATCCATAATGACGGCGGCAGTCAGATTTTCATTATGGGACATTCGGAATACGATCCCCGTACTCTGGAAAAGGAATACCTGCGGGATAAAAACGCAGGACTTCCCATCGAAGTACCCAAAAATTATTATCCCAACGATGATGATACACAGGAGCCTCTGGTAACATGGAGAGCGCATGCAAATCTGCTCTACTCCAACTGGCTGAATTATTTCGTCTACCAGACCTCCCCCTATGATATCACGCAGATTAACCAAAACCAGTAATACGCCAAAAGGAGCCTTTCGGCTCCTTTTAGGGTGTCGACTTTGTCGACACCCTAAGTCGAAATCAGGATTTCGACTTGCTAAGACAGAAGAATAAACAGACGAGTTCCATCAGCTTAAAAGCCTCGAAACTCGCTGTTTTCCTCGCCGGAAGTGAATTCCGACTGCGGATTCCATTTGGGAAACTACTTACCGCCCAAGAAGGGGCGGCAGGCGAAGCCTGCTTTGCGTAGCAAAGTAATGAACAGTTTGTTTCCCAAGCCCTTCCGCTATCTCAAAATTACTTTGTCTACAGTCTGAAAGGAGCCTTTCGGCTCCTTTTTTTATGTGCTACGTTCTTAGGTACGAAGCTGTTTTCCTTTCCCTCATACATAAAAAAGACGAGATATATTTCTATATCTCGCCTTTTGATTATGCGTAATCGCTCAAAAGATTAGCCCTGAGCCAGCTTTTTGTAGCCTTCCAGTCTTTCTTTTGCTGTTGCTTCTGTCTGTTCAAACAGTTCTTCAGCGATTTCAGGGAATGTTCTCTGCAGAGAGCTGTAACGAACTTCGCTCAGCAGGAATTCTCTGAAGTTGCCTGTAGGTTCTTTGGAGTCCAGAGTGAAGGGATTCTTGCCTTCCTTCTTCAGTTCAGGGTTGAATCTGTACATCTGCCAGTAGCCTGCTTCAACTGCACGTTTGATTTCGTTCTGCGCACCGGACATGCCGCCCTTCAGACCGTGGTTGATACAAGGAGCGTAAGCGATGATCAGGGAAGGACCATGGTATTTTTCAGCTTCTACCAGAGCCTTAACCAGCTGGTTCTTGTCTGCGCCCATAGCAACCTGTGCAACGTATACATAGCCATAGGACATAGCCATCATACCCAGGTCTTTTTTCTTAACTCTCTTACCGGATGCAGCGAACTGAGCAACTGCACCAACGGGTGTAGATTTGGATGCCTGACCGCCTGTGTTGGAGTAAACTTCTGTATCCAATACCAGAACGTTTACATCTTCGCCGGATGCCAGTACGTGGTCCAGACCGCCGTAACCGATATCGTAAGCCCAGCCGTCACCACCGAAGATCCACTGAGACTTCTTAGCCAGCTGATCCTTGTTTTCCAGAACATAAGCAACGATGTTCTTAGCTTCTGCATCTGCGCCGTTGTAAGCTTCCAGAGCAGCAACCAGAGCCTTCGTAGCTTCCTTGGAAGCCTCGCCGTCGTTCATTGTTTCTACCCAAGCATCAACAACACCTGCAACGGATGCATCGATTGCTTTCAGGTTTTCCAGTTTATCCTTCAGGCCATTTCTCATGTGCTTAACTGCGGAAGCCATACCCAGACCATATTCTGCGTTGTCTTCGAACAGGGAGTTTGCCCATGCAGGACCATGACCGTCTTTGTTTGTTGTGTAAGGCATAGAAGGTGCGGAACCACCCCAGATGGAGGAGCAGCCTGTTGCGTTTGCAACATACATTCTGTCGCCGAACAGCTGAGTTACCAGTTTTGCATAAGGTGTTTCACCACAACCTGCGCAAGCGCCGGAGAACTCAAGCAGAGGCTGTTCGAACTGAGAGCCCTTAACGGATTCCTTGCTCATAGGGTTAGCCTTATGTGCAACTTCGTCCATAGCGAAATCCCAGTTAGCAGCTTCAGCTTCCTGTGTTTCCAGAGGCTTCATTTCCAGAGCCTTGTTAGGAGCAGGACATACTACTGCACAGCTGCCGCAGCCCAGACAGTCCAGAGAGGAAACCTGCATTCTGTATTTCAGACCTGCAAATGCAGCGCCGCCCTTTGCTTCTACAGCCTTGAATGCTGCGGGAGCCTTAGCCAGTTCTTCGTCTGTTACCAGAATAGGTCTGATTGCAGCGTGAGGACATACATAAGAGCACTGGTTACACTGGATACAGTTTTCAGCGTTCCATTCGGGTACGTTAACTGCAACACCACGTTTTTCGTAAGCAGCTGTACCTGTAGGGAAGTGACCGTCTTCTCTGCCGGAGAATGCGGATACGGGCAGCTTGTCGCCTTCCTGTGCGTTCATGGGTTCAACGATATTCTTAACGAATTCTGTTTTCTTTCTTGCTGCTGCAGCTTCTGTATCTTCTGCAGTTGCCCAAGAAGCAGGGATTTCAACCTTAACAGCACCGTCTACACCACGGTCAACAGCAGCGTAGTTCATGTTCAGGATTGTGTCACCCTTCTTACCATAGGATTTTGTGATAGCCGCTTTCATGTATTCTACAGCCTGATCAATGGGGATGATGTTAGCCAGCTTGAAGAATGCAGCCTGCAGAACTGTGTTGATTCTGTTGCCCAGACCGATTTCGCCTGCGATAGCTGTACCATTGATGATGTAGAAGTTTGCGTTCTTAGCAGCCAGCTGTCTTTTCAGCTTTGCGGGCAGCTTTTCATCCAGTTCGTCTACAGTCCATGTTGTGTTCAGCAGGAATGTACCATTGGGGTTCAGCTCTGTAACCATGTCGTACAGATGAACATATTCCTGTTTATGACAAGCAACGAAGTCTGCTGTTTTTACCAGATATGTAGATCTGATGGGTGTATCACCGAAACGCAGGTGAGACTGTGTAATACCACCGGATTTCTTGGAGTCATAGCTGAAGTATGCCTGTGCATATTTGTCTGTATGGTCACCAATGATCTTGATGGAGTTCTTGTTTGCACCTACAGTACCGTCAGCACCCAGACCCCAGAATTTGCAGGAGATTGTGCCGTCGTTGCCTGTAACGTTAACTTCTTCGCCAACTTCCAGGGATGTGTTAGTAACGTCATCCACGATACCCAGTGTGAAGTGGTTTTTGGGTTTATCCAGTGTCAGGTTTGCATATACTGCCAGGAACTGTGCAGGTGTAACGTCCTTGGAACCCAGACCGTAACGACCGCCAACTACAACGGGAGCGGATTCTGCTTCAAACAGTGCTGTACAAACGTCCATGTACAGAGGTTCGCCCTGTGCGCCGGGTTCTTTTGTTCTGTCCAGAACAGCAATCTTCTTCGCTGTTGCAGGGATAACCTCCAGCAGCTTTTCTGCTACGAAGGGACGGAACAGATGTACCTTAACCAGACCAACCTTTTCGCCCTTTGCTGTCAGGTAGTCGATTGTTTCTTCGATTGCTTCACAAGCGGAGCCCATAGCGATGATGATTCTGTCAGCATCAGCTGCGCCATAGTAGTTGAACAGTCTGTAATCTCTGCCTGTGATTCTGTTGATTTCGCCCATGTATTCTTCTACTACTGCGGGCAGAGCATTGTAGAATTTGTTTGCTGCTTCACGGCCCTGGAAGTAGATGTCGGGGTTCTGAGCTGTACCTCTGATAACGGGATGTTCGGGGTTCAGCGCATTTCTCTTGAATGTGTTTACTGCATCCATATCGATGATCTTTGCCAGTTCATCATAGTCGATGCATTCAATCTTCTGGATTTCGTGAGATGTACGGAAACCATCGAAGAAGTGCAGGAAAGGTACACGACCTTTGATTGCGGACAGGTGTGCAACGCAAGCCAGGTCCATAACCTCCTGTACGGAGTTGGAAACCAGCATAGCGAAACCTGTCTGACGACAAGCCATAACGTCGGAGTGATCACCGAAGATGGACAGTGCATGTGCAGCCAGAGCACGTGCTGTTACGTGGAATACGCAGGGCAGCAGTTCGCCGGCAATTTTGTACATATTGGGGATCATCAGCAGCAGACCCTGAGATGCTGTGTAGGTTGTTGTCAGCGCACCGGCTGCCAGAGAGCCGTGTACTGTACCGGAAGCACCTGCTTCGGACTGCATTTCTACTACTTTAACTGTCTGACCAAAAAGGTTCTTTTTACCATTCGCTGCCCAGTCGTCTGTTTTTTCAGCCATGGGAGAGGAAGGTGTGATGGGGAAGATACCGGCAACTTCTGTAAACGCATAGGAAGCGTATGCAGCAGCTTCGTTACCGTCCATCGTTTTCATTACTTTAGACATTTCTTTTTCTCCTCCTTTTAAAATTTAGAGAGTTCTGTTTGTTCCGAGGGATATCCCCCGTCTTTCATCTTTTGCAGCCATCAAAAATGGCGGCTCACCCTTTTTTCGGTATATAAAGAAAGTTTATCAATCATGTTGTCTTACAACAGCAGTCTTCCCCTATACATCCGAAACGGGATTTTTTACGTAATTATTATACAATTAAATCTTTTTCATTTCAACAGCAAAATGAAAAAACCCCCGTTATGTTTCTAACAAGATACTTTTTGTGATGTTGCTTACATGTCTTTTGTTTTTTAAAATATTTTTATGCAAAATTATTTTTTGCCGACGATTATTATTTATTTTAATGTCTGACAACATTAAAAATTGTACAAAAATTTATACCATAAAAATATTTATCAAAAGAAGTTTGTGAATCAAAAAACAAACACCCTGTATACAGTGTATAAAATAGAATACATAGTTTTCCTCTATCTTTTTTTGCATTTACCAATTCGA harbors:
- a CDS encoding O-acetylhomoserine aminocarboxypropyltransferase/cysteine synthase family protein; translation: MSEYRIETKCVQGGYTPGNGEPRQIPIYQSTTFKYDTSEHMGQLFDLEASGYFYSRLQNPTCDLVAAKIAALEGGTAAMLTSSGQAANFYAVFNVANCGDHVVASSTIYGGTFNLFSVTMKKMGIDFTFVAPDCTEEELAAAFKPNTKAVFGETIANPALSVLDIERFAKVAHAHGVPLIIDNTFATPINCRPIEWGADIVTHSTTKYMDGHGAAVGGCIVDSGNFDWLAHADKFPGLCTPDDSYHGITYAEKFGQGGAFITKATAQLMRDFGSTQSPQSAFLLNLGLESLHVRIPRHCENGLAVAKYLKNHDLISYVIYPGLEGDKYYETAKKYLPNGSCGVVSFGVKGGRKAAEAFMGHLKTAAIETHVADARTCCLHPASSTHRQMTDAELAAAGVPADMVRLSCGLENAQDLIDDIAQALEAIR
- a CDS encoding DNA polymerase III subunit alpha — translated: MQEREREKKPFTHLHVHTEYSLLDGSAKIKELVQRVKELGMDSIAITDHGAMYGAVEFYKAALEAGIKPILGCEVYVAEGSRFTKEGKGGGYYHLVLLAENNEGYHNLIKLVSYGFTEGFYYKPRVDKELLRKYSKGIIASSACLAGEVPRNILNVSYEKAKEVALEYLDIFGEGNYFLELQDHGIREQKIVNEALVRMSRETGIPLICTNDSHYIYKEDAEPHDILLCIQTGKTVLDEDRMRYEGGQFYVKSPKEMYDLFSFAPEACANTARIAERCNVSFTFHELKLPRFDVPDGKTAEGYLREICYAGFAKKYPAAKEEWKERLEYELTTIENMGYVDYFLIVWDFIKYAKDNGIIVGPGRGSAAGSMVSYCLSITTIDPLKYDLIFERFLNPERVSMPDIDIDFCYERRQEVIDYVIRKYGEANVAQIITFGTMAARAAIKDVGRALAMPYADVDRISKMIPAELGITIEKALKMNPDLKHAYEEEADTKRLIDTSLRLEGLPRHSSTHAAGVVICREPVMEYVPLSANDGQINTQYTMTILEELGLLKMDFLGLRTLTVIQSAVQEIERIHGIRLNMEELPENDSMVYDMICQGKTEGVFQLESGGMKQFMRELQPRCLEDMIAGIALYRPGPMDFIPKYIKGKNAGGKVQYTHPKLEPILENTYGCIVYQEQVMQIVRDLAGYSLGRSDLVRRAMSKKKASVMAEEREKFIHGDGDEVPGCVKNGIPIEAAEKIFDEMTDFAKYAFNKSHAACYAVVGYQTAWLKAHYPVEFMAALMTSVMDNAAKVSGYIEECKKMGIQLLPPDINEGYRQFSVSDGKIRFALAAIKNIGKGAVDALVVEREKNGKFTSLTDFCNRMEGGEWSVRGIEGLIKGGALDSFGGFRSQYMAIYKEILAGIGHARKNNIEGQLNLFDMGGDESFQQTDELPSIREFPPKERLAMEKEALGIYVSGHPLAEYEEQLRQKISNTSMDFLPDEEGSHHTQIEDSTKVIVGGMVAGVSVKYTRNNDKMAFITLEDFQGSMEIVVFPKVYEKCAPLLQEDAVLLIRGRASVSADGEGKVIAADIKNLEQNEAAEIPSSVWLKLAAGQSVPFGQITAILRKYHGDVPVYIYDEKTRQKMKADRINWVTGEDALCEELRQLLGEKNVALKY
- the metA gene encoding homoserine O-acetyltransferase MetA; amino-acid sequence: MPIKIPNELPAAKVLTDENIFIMTETRAITQDIRALKILLLNLMPTKIDTETQLSRLLGNTALQIELELIHTRSHESKNTPVDHLLAFYKTFDEVKEQNWDGLIITGAPIEQMEFEEVEYWDELVEIMEWSKTHVHSTFHICWGAQAGLYYHYGIKKHMMQDKMFGVFPHKLDKKTSILFRGSDDIFYVPHSRHTTVYREDIEKEPRLKIIASSDEAGVYAIHNDGGSQIFIMGHSEYDPRTLEKEYLRDKNAGLPIEVPKNYYPNDDDTQEPLVTWRAHANLLYSNWLNYFVYQTSPYDITQINQNQ
- the nifJ gene encoding pyruvate:ferredoxin (flavodoxin) oxidoreductase produces the protein MSKVMKTMDGNEAAAYASYAFTEVAGIFPITPSSPMAEKTDDWAANGKKNLFGQTVKVVEMQSEAGASGTVHGSLAAGALTTTYTASQGLLLMIPNMYKIAGELLPCVFHVTARALAAHALSIFGDHSDVMACRQTGFAMLVSNSVQEVMDLACVAHLSAIKGRVPFLHFFDGFRTSHEIQKIECIDYDELAKIIDMDAVNTFKRNALNPEHPVIRGTAQNPDIYFQGREAANKFYNALPAVVEEYMGEINRITGRDYRLFNYYGAADADRIIIAMGSACEAIEETIDYLTAKGEKVGLVKVHLFRPFVAEKLLEVIPATAKKIAVLDRTKEPGAQGEPLYMDVCTALFEAESAPVVVGGRYGLGSKDVTPAQFLAVYANLTLDKPKNHFTLGIVDDVTNTSLEVGEEVNVTGNDGTISCKFWGLGADGTVGANKNSIKIIGDHTDKYAQAYFSYDSKKSGGITQSHLRFGDTPIRSTYLVKTADFVACHKQEYVHLYDMVTELNPNGTFLLNTTWTVDELDEKLPAKLKRQLAAKNANFYIINGTAIAGEIGLGNRINTVLQAAFFKLANIIPIDQAVEYMKAAITKSYGKKGDTILNMNYAAVDRGVDGAVKVEIPASWATAEDTEAAAARKKTEFVKNIVEPMNAQEGDKLPVSAFSGREDGHFPTGTAAYEKRGVAVNVPEWNAENCIQCNQCSYVCPHAAIRPILVTDEELAKAPAAFKAVEAKGGAAFAGLKYRMQVSSLDCLGCGSCAVVCPAPNKALEMKPLETQEAEAANWDFAMDEVAHKANPMSKESVKGSQFEQPLLEFSGACAGCGETPYAKLVTQLFGDRMYVANATGCSSIWGGSAPSMPYTTNKDGHGPAWANSLFEDNAEYGLGMASAVKHMRNGLKDKLENLKAIDASVAGVVDAWVETMNDGEASKEATKALVAALEAYNGADAEAKNIVAYVLENKDQLAKKSQWIFGGDGWAYDIGYGGLDHVLASGEDVNVLVLDTEVYSNTGGQASKSTPVGAVAQFAASGKRVKKKDLGMMAMSYGYVYVAQVAMGADKNQLVKALVEAEKYHGPSLIIAYAPCINHGLKGGMSGAQNEIKRAVEAGYWQMYRFNPELKKEGKNPFTLDSKEPTGNFREFLLSEVRYSSLQRTFPEIAEELFEQTEATAKERLEGYKKLAQG